AAATGATCTCTTCAGGTACGATATTTGTGTCGTCTTTAAGGAAGCCAACAATAAATTTTGCGAGTGATTCAGGTTGCATCATTCTTTCCCGGTACTTCTCCCTCACTTTTTCATGCCAGATTGGTGTCTCGGTGGCTCCGGGCAACACATCTATTACTTTAATATTGTGTTCACGGACTTCCTCCCGCACCACCCGGCTGTATTGCAGCAAACCTGCCTTAGATGCGGAGTAGATGCTGCTCGCCTTCAACACATCCCTTGATGCAACTGATGAAATGTTTAGAATTGTACCTGAACCTCTCTTGATCATTGAAGGAAGCACTGCCTGAATAGTGTAAACAGAACCCAAAAGATTGGTTTTAATAATAGCGTCAACTTCCTCTATCGAAGTGTTTACAGCTTCCTTAAAAGTTGTAACCCCGGCACAATTTATCAGAATTGATGGTGCTTCCCCGTTCATTATGGTTTCAAAAAATGATTCCACACTCCCGGAAGAAGACACATCACATACGGCTGTTTTAAGATTAGGGGAATTGACAGCCCCTGAAAGTGAATCCAGATTTTCCCTGTTTCTTGAAGTGGCGATCACTTGGAATCCACCGGCAACAGCCTGAGCCACAAGTGCTTTTCCGATTCCCGTGCTTGCACCCGATATCCAGATGTTCATCATATTATTCTGGAATCTCCCGTCCTGATTAGACTAAGGAATTCCACTCTGGTTTTAGGGTCATTCTTAAAAACTCCATGCATGGTGGAAGAAGTAGTCGAGGAATTTTGTTTTTCAACACCCCTCATCATCAT
This genomic window from Ignavibacteria bacterium contains:
- a CDS encoding SDR family oxidoreductase, with the translated sequence MNIWISGASTGIGKALVAQAVAGGFQVIATSRNRENLDSLSGAVNSPNLKTAVCDVSSSGSVESFFETIMNGEAPSILINCAGVTTFKEAVNTSIEEVDAIIKTNLLGSVYTIQAVLPSMIKRGSGTILNISSVASRDVLKASSIYSASKAGLLQYSRVVREEVREHNIKVIDVLPGATETPIWHEKVREKYRERMMQPESLAKFIVGFLKDDTNIVPEEIIFKPVTGNL